The Drosophila simulans strain w501 chromosome 3R, Prin_Dsim_3.1, whole genome shotgun sequence genome contains the following window.
TCATAATACGTACGGCCTAGGCTTACGACTATGATTGCTATCAGCAGAATGATTACAAGGGCTAGCAGTCCGCCAAGCACCACTTTGTGGTAATAACTCCGACGAAACCTTGGGACAATGACCATTAGAAGTTTAGACAATGGTTAATAACTATGAGGGGAGACACTTACTTGGATTGTATGCCAATTAAGTTTGGGGATATGGGCTCGTATGGTAGCTGCTTTCCATTCGCACTCTCAGTGGCCGAATTCTGTCCATGTCCATTGGCAGTTGCGTTTCcattgccactgccattgGCTCGAATCGGTGCCGAAAGAAGGCTGAGGTTACCTGTAGTTGGGTTTCAACAATCTTTGATTACAATGCCCACACTGAGTACTAATTGGTCCCTGGCCAAGCTCAATTAGATTTGAGAAATGGATTTCAATCGATGGCAGATACACAAAGATACGTTTTATTAATACTAATTAGTCGAACGTTGTCAATTGTGTTTGTACCCCCAACACCCATACCACCCACCGCTTTTCAATGTTCGTGTGTACCCCGTTATCTTGATCTGGCGCATTTTTCTGTCTCTGTCGTCATAGGGCAGGTGATCCCATTCCTGGGGGTGTCCCTAATCGCCTGGCTAATGCATACCTGTCACTGGCAACGTCCTGCGAATGCGGACCTGCATACACTCCAAGTCGAAGACAACAAGCGTTTGAAACTGGTGACAACGTCCGGTTCAACGGCCCCAAAACATTTCGCGTGTCCGGCAGCAGTTTAAcccattttaaaatattaaagcccATTAAGCCCCACGAACCGATCTCAAATTTGCATGGAAAATAGGGACAGTAAAGGCTTATCTGTTCAAACACCTAATCCCGGTCATTTACATGTTTGCACACTTTTAGAACGGAGGGTATTATAGGggtctataaatatttgttttgcaatCATATAGCTTTTCGTCCTTTGTCAGATGTAATCGTTAGGTAGCAcataattgtaaaaaaaagaaacgaaattccaaaataataaaaaaataacccATTACAAATGTTTCGTTCTCTATCCGTGCTGATGTTCAATACATCTCAAATAGAGACAAATCTCTTTGGCATGGCCGACGATGTGTACAATACCATTGAGATCTTCAAGGAGGCTGCCAGTTTCGAGGCCAGGATTGTTAGACCCTATAGAATGATTTCGAGCCTTATAGACTGCTTGGTCTTCATGGTGGTGGCTCTAATGGTGGTCGGTTTCATCATGCACGATCGCATTATGCTGTTCACAAAACTGGCTAGGATCAATCAGAGAATTAACCAAGAGGTGATggtaaaatcaaaaaggattCGAAAGCCCAAAACATCCGATTCTCTCCCAGAAGAAGATGATACCGTTAATGCTGTGGATCAGTCAGAAGAGGACGGAATCAGCGTGGCAAATTCCGAATATGCAACAGATGACGATATCGCAACCCTTCAACCCATTGACGATGAGGATACGAGTAAAGCCGCAATGCTCGGAACTCCCAAATGGGCCTTTAAATGGCTAGCCACTATAAGAAACAAAAGTTTCGGATCGATTTACGATGGTTGGTTCCGGTAGATTACATCTATTGTAAGTCGGATTAGTCATTTTCTGAGTTGCATGACATACGGATTTGCGGTTGACGATTTAAATTGGTTATTAGGCAGATTCCAGTACCATAAGTTGCCTTATTATACTCGATATGTATATGAACATCCACATACGTTTAAAAAACGAACATGACTCATTTAGTAACGAATGCATTTAGCAATAAAGGAAAATCCTAAAGTGAGTTAACAAATTTTTACAAGTTTTTACAAGTAATCTAAAACAGATTTTTAGTTATACATTAAAACAAGACTGAAAGTCACCTTTTGCTAATTGGCTTTTTTAACTAGTAGTTGTTGCCAAGAATGCCGTTCCTAACTTCACTGCACAAGATttcgaaaatttaatttcaaggTGAATCTATCTTGTTGCAACGGGCAAaagttatttcaaataaaatccTTACTAATatatgttcatataatctttTAATTCCTACAAAAAAAGGCACTTACCTGGCGTCTGCAATCTCTGCAGGGGCaacggctgctgctgcagattgtCGCCAAAGAAGCCATGGTTAATGTTGCCCGTGGTCCAGATGCGATTGCGATCCTCCATAGTCATGTCATGAGTCAGTCCAGTGGAAAGCCCCTGATTATTGCATATTGCGTGTGATTTTTCTGCTCTTTAAACGCAGTCTGCCGGTGATTTTCCTAGACACTTCGGGGCATATCAATGAGCCGCCGGGTGATGAGCCTTATCCGAATGCACGTCACAGCGCCCACATGTTGCGCTGACGCAGGGAATAGTTGGCGACCAAGTGGAAACGGTTTATCGGTTTTATCGTTTGCTCATTAGCCGGaatgtttgccttttttcaCCGCTACTGCCAACAGTAGGCAGTTGCATAATTTGGCATTATGTGGGGCCGAAACGAGAGCTGGAGCTAGAACTCTGGAAAAATCGACTCGAAGTGGAGCCAGTGCAGCGGGTGACTGGTCTAAAGCAGCGACTACCGGCGTATTGGAGCCCGGGCGTCGTCAACAGAACGTATTTATACCAACCAGCCAGCAACCGAATAACAACAACacggctggctggctggctggcaatgGCAATAGTACTACCAACAAACAAATCAGGCAACCCCCATTAACTCCTTCGGCCATGCAAATGTGCTGCGGCAATTACGAGCCACCAATGCGACCCACTAGCCCATCTCCATTCCCACCCAGAAACGCCGACACTGTCTGACTGTCCTGCATGTTGTCCATATCCTTGTTTGTAGTTCCATTGTATCCATCATGGCTGGGGTCGCTCCGTTTCTCGAAATGGTTTGTTGCTAATATACAGCAATATAATATATGGTGCATTACTTAACAAATGATTTAAAAGTAATTAGCACCGATAACGCAGGCGTACTTAAAATACAGATGTGTAAACGCCGACTGTGATTATGTATTAAACGTGCACCTTTGTCATGGAATCTGGCTAGTATTGTTATTGTGATTAGGGTATTAAGCTGAGGTATGCAGCCTTCGGATACAAGTTCCAGTGTATTTCCACAGTGAATCAGAACAGAACACGAAGGGACGCCAAGTGACCACAATCCGCGCAACGGAGCCAGTGGCGTAATGAGGAAAAGTACATTACAAAGGGCAACCCAAACTCTACGAGTATACATGTATAAAATCGGCGGTCGGAGATATATGGATAGTTGCTAATTGATATGGACGCGGGTGTGTGTGGCTGTTGGGGAAGTGCATGATTGATGACCCTGGCCAATGCCCAATCGGCCAGGGCACGACACTGGATTTGGCCAAACGGGAAAGGATACCTAATAATAGTAATTAAATTGCGGCACTTTGCCCGCCCACAACGAATCCACAAGCATTCGCATTGTTCGGCCTAACTTTGACATAGTTTATTGTGTCTGGGAATCGATAAATACTATTGATTTCCACATGTGCCAGCGCCAGCACCTCAAGACAcatcgcgcatacgccccgCTGTCAGTTGGAAACTCCAGCGCCAGGAAGCCGAAGGCGATGCATGTTATCCTTTTGCCGGTGAAAGCCACCCCTTTGGGGGAATGTGTTTACACTCACAAGGGTGTAATTGGTTTGCGCAGCGGGGCGAACCGAATTATTGttaataagcaaataaattgtcCACCAGGTACTCGCTGATGGGTTCAAAGAACTTTACTTTGCTGGCATGTACTTGCatacatttattatacatTATCTTTTTtaacatacatttttcaaatccTTATTTCTATCTgtctttttttgtgttttgttttgtttcgtttgtATTCTAGGACTAATTACTTGCATTTCTAGCTTAGGCATTAGACGAGGAAgccaaaaatgaatatatgaCACGAATGTGGTTACAGTGACTCGACTTAAAGCTCTAAATTAATATGCACATTAGTCTATGTGTGGATTCAGCAGATTATAGAATAAATCAACGACCCCTGATCAGTTTGGCCTGCCATTCTGTGGTGGGTGAAACTTCatgctgcaaaaaaaaagagatacaatttatatatttggtCTAGTTAACAAGGAAATAATGTCACTGAAGCTGTGTATATATTTAGCGTTGTAGTCTCAGTCTGAAAAGTTTGACTCTTCGAATTACAAGAAACATTATTCTTGAATAAAAGAACAATACTTAATAAAGCACAGTTCGAAAATCCGCATTCGAACCTATTTTCCAAACTACTTAATTGCAGACATTATACTATCTCATTCCGATGGATCGCGTCGTTGGCAATTTCGAGAACAAGTTTAAGCATTTGGTGAAGGCTGAAAGCAAGGGAATGGCCCTGAAGCTGGTGGGATTCTACGCCGTCGGCTGGACCCTGCGCAAGTTGGTCAAGTGAAGCGTTCTCATGGATTCATTGAAATCCCCTACTTATTGGTAGTCAGTCGTTTCTGTTCTGTAcctatttttcaaatttaatgtaCGAATAAATCGTGGCCTCACCTCAATATCACATTGTCGCAGCCATCGACTGGAGAATCCCATTTTCCAGAATCACCCAGTCTTCAACGCGCACTTGCAGCAGGAGGGGATCTTGAAGGAATGCTGCACCACGTCCAGTTCGCCATCGCTCGTGATGCTGGCCAGGGTCTGCTGTGTGTAGTGCTGCTTGCAGATGGGATTGTAGCTTTGCGGAAAGTTGGCGGCGAAGTCACAGGGTTGGTCCGCTCCTCTGGAAGGGAAGGTTTGGCAATTAGCAAGGCTAATGGAATATATCATAGGTTCCATGTATAACTTACTCGCACTCCTCGATCTGGATGGCCTGTTTGTACTCATCGTTATTGACAATGAACTGCCAGGTGTCGTCCGCCCGCATGCCCTTCTTTGGGTACACCAGCTTCCTGATGCTCCTGCACAGGAATCGCTCGTCTGAGCCACCAACGCGAGAGCTCACATCCGTGGGCTGAAGATCGTTGCTAAAGAACTTGGCAAAGTTGTTTTTCAGCTTCTGTGTGAGGCCTGAAAGGTCCGGGTAGTCGTCCACATTCGTGCAGAAGTTCCGAAGGTGTTGGCTTTCATCCTTGGCGCAGGGATTACGCTCCTTGGTGTCATTCCTCAGCGGACGCGGTGGGGATTGTGGTGGCCGATACTTGGCTATGGGGGAATCGGGGAAGACAAATGCTAAAATTAGGCAAGCGCCAAAGGCAGTTGGCCAGTGAGTATGGGATCGATTTAGTAGTTAGTTGTAAGGCATGTTCGGGTATCGAATGTAACTGAGCTAATATACTTAGTACTTACTATCCGATGGATGTCGGGGTGGTGTCGGCTGTTCGGATTGCACCTCCGTGTCCGTCCTCTGCAAAGATACGAACGTATCGTTAAAGACCAGATTCAGCTTTCCGTTCGGGGAGCGCTGCACTTTGAAGTACTGATCTGGTTGGATCAGGCTGTGATACTGATGGTAATGGCGGTTCGTTTCGGGTATCGGGGATtgattctgattctgtttctgtttctgggGCAGATCGTCGTGCTGGGTGGGTATGGGCATGAAGGGTGCACTGTCCGCGGTCGTCTGTACGGGTAGAATTAACTCGCGTTAGTCTTtagccaaatggcaaaaaaggAAGCACAAAGACAACACACAACCCAATAAGAAACCAAATGAGCAGTGAAATGGGGATGCAATATAGGGTGAAGAGTAGTTATAAGAAAGCAGCGCGTTTTCACATAAAACATGAATTTACAAAGAAGTCATGCATTTGCCTATGCATACACTTACATTAAAGAGGACAACTCCCTTATCATTGTTTACTGTAAAAATCTCTTTGATGATACCATCATATTCCTTGGGCTCGTACTGTAGCAAAAATGGCGAAATAAAAAGACAAGACAATGACTTTAGTCTCGGTTGAGAAGTTTTGACCACACCACAAACACATTAAGCTATTAAGGTATTAAGCATAACGATACAACTGGGTCAGTTTCGGGACACTCGGGGACACTGTGCTCACACCTGTAAGTGATAAGATGCTGACTCTCCGGGTTCCTCATTTTTCTTGATAGCCAAAAGGGCCTCATAGTCTGCCTCTGTTTTCGCTGCCCTCACCTCGGCCTCGTCTCGATTCgttatttcgattttgataTAAACTATCTGAAAGATACAGGTGAGAGTTTTGTTTGCGGTTCATCAACATTGCCAAGACAACGGAGTATATATTCGTGGGTCGGTGCTCGGGCTCGTTTGTTTGTCAACCCAGacttctctctctctattgTCGGGCACTACATTTGCGTATTCGAAAGGTTTGAACAGCTGTTTTCCGGGCAAGCGCAGTTTTCTCTCGCCATTCCCATTCTATAGTTCCGTTGAGTTAGGACCCGAacctatatacatataacaaCAGCCAGAGCCCAAAATCAGAGTTGATAAACCCGCGAGCGTTGCCTTTAGCTTAGCAACTTAAGATCGGAAGAGGGACAGATGACAAATAATTTTGTTATCAGCGCAAGTAGTGAAGACTGGAATAATTGACAAATCTAAAGGCAAGCCGATcctgaataaaaataaacataatccaACCGGAAATATATAACCGATAGTCCGAGGACCTGAAATATCCAGATAGCTTGGCAAGTCTTTAGACTTATCAGCACTTTCAGTGCTACTCTCTAAAATATTTGTagggtatatacatatgtacatatgtatatccagTGGCATATATAAGCCTTGATAATAAACCCCTAATCTTGTCAAGACTTTTTATTATGCTTAATTTCTCGAATAGAGTCAACAGAATTTACCCAAATTAAAATTGGGTCTCGACGAGCACGTAGAAAACCCGCTTTTAGGTGCCAACCCATAACCCATCTAACTTGATTGCCTGAGAACTTTTGCGATTTCTCGGAAATGTTTTTTCCCAAGCCCGACAATCAATTAGCAATCAACCTTTTTTTAAACGCGTTCATCAGTGTTTGGCGTAGAGTCAACTAAGGCAAACATTGGATCGTTTTTCCACCACAGTTTTAGGTTTTCCGTGAACCCATTGGAACTTAGCTAGAACTGAAAGCGATCTTTAGAACCGGTTCGCTGCGGAATTCGCGAAAAACCGGAAAGACAAAAGTTCTCGGGCGCTTTTCAAACGGATTTTCTAACACTCGACGCCATCACTATTACGGACTAATTGCTTTTCTCACAGAGATGATCATATTATTTGTACGGCAGTAAATTACATCCAAAGTCGTGTGCAGAATGTCTGGCATTGTTTGtgtcaattaatattattgtaaTGCCTATGATGTGCATTTATCACATAGAGAATGAAAATTGCACATAACCTGCCGCTGGCAATGCGAACAGGTTTTCCAGTCTCCTCTGgctaaatttaaacttgaaactGCCCTTCGGCTAATGGAACTGCGAGAACAACAACGGAAAATCTAAAGTAAATCTTAATAGCTAAAAAGCCCATAGcccaaaataaattgcaatgaaATGACAGTTATGTTAAGCATAGATTAACACGGAacagaaaaaacagaaatacaGTCGAACTTTCATAACTGGAACAAGCGAGCGCACCTgtttcaaacaaaaaagaaatcaagttCTGGAGTCTTAAGATCTTAAGTTCTTGTCAAAAGAAGACAACGAATTTGTTAGCTTAAGGACACTTTAACCTTTAATCGGATTATATAGCTTTGGAATAAATTACtgtttctttaaatatttttttgcaagtttCCCTTATGGAGGTTCGACTGTCTTGAAATTCGTAAAACTTCTCACCATGCCCACGAAGgcggacagcagcagcaggacttTGAGCAGCGATATCCACATGGGCGTCATTATACTCGATCTCTGGTTTGATCAATTGGTTTATAACTATATAGATTCTGCGGACGGCGAACGTCTGCGTCGGGGATTAGTAATAGTATATAGCAGGTGATTGGCGAATCGGTGGCGCCTTATacaaattttcttatttctaCAACTTTGTTATTATAGCggcgctgctgttgtttttagTGATCTTTTTATGGGCTTTgcgtatataaaaaataaacaaactggCACGACTAAATGTTAATGCCGGGCCTTTATATTGGTAGCTGTTGTTACTGTTGCctgctatttatttataaatattttgtgcgGTGGCTCGGTGTGATATGTTGGCTAttccgttttgtttgtttccttTGCACGTTTGCGAGACACAGACAGACACTTCAATTAGTCGGTTTGCTTTTCACTTTAGTTTCGCTCTCGCCGCTTTAGTGGAACCGTTTTCGGATCGCTTCGATTTGGTTGCTCTGATGAAATGCCGCGATATTGATATTGTTTATAACCGATTGTCCAAGTTAGCTGATCGCAGGATCTCTGGGTCTTGTTGAACTTTTCGGCTCTGTGCGCCGGCTTTGAGTGACACGAAAAGCGCGAGATGAATGCGCTTTTATGGACCTCAAACCCAATACCATCTGCCACCGATCTTGGGTGTGTTTATAGCGACGCGCGCTGGGGTTTTCCGATCAGATCGAGAGTTTCACCATATCTCCCGGGCATGCAGAGTGTTAAGCATTAACCAAGTTCGATTTTGACAGCGATTCGATTTCTCGCGATCGAGAACACACGACAGCGAGAGCGCACGTCTGGGAGGCaactgaaatgaaaagtgGAGCTCGGCTGCTCCGCCAAACAATTGCTCGGTGCTTAAGTGCAGCTTTAAGCTAGCTTGCgagagtgcgagcgagagcggACGCTGAGCGCGAGCGAGTCGCCGGGCAGAGGCGGCGGAAGTGGGATTGGTAGAGAGAGCGGGACGTCGGCGATTTTATCACAGCTGACTCGGAGCGGTGCTACTAATTGCGCCTGCTTCACGAAAAACTTTACCAGTCGGAATTATCTGAATCATCTTACACTTGGAGAAAAGTAAGTGCATATCCAACTAGCTCCACAATGACTAAGATCCCAGAAAAAGGTTGATATTAGTGTTTGAACCAAATATAAATCACTGTTGCTTTATGAGTAATACCGAAATGTAAACCAAAAGTTATACAACCCTCAATTATACCATTATATCACATAAGTTCCAAAATACTTTCCAGAACTTTTCCCTTGCAAACATTTCATTCATCCTAATCTCAGCATAGTTGCCCTATGTTTTGTATAAAATGTACATCTCGTTTGAGTGTGGCATTTTACACCAAAAATGAGCTTCGTTATCGCAAAATTtgtgaaaaaacaaaatattacgAATAGCGAAAAAGTTAAAGCAACTATAACATAATGTCTGAATGCCTTAAAGTGAGAACTTTGTTATCTGCGGAAGTCACTGCATTTGAAATAAGATGGCATCGAAAGCAATGAAAACTGTacttaataaatacatacatatggatGTACAAATTTGGCCTTTTCGTCGAcccattttaataattaatcattatCTGTGCGCTTGTTGTTTGACATCCcttattgcttttttattaGGTATACTAAAAGAACCCGCGTTTGAATTATCACTTTTATTCACAATCCAGAATGAAACAAAGTTTATACGTAGCCCGAAAATCTAGAAATTTCCCCGagctgaaaataaacaaactttgtgGCCAGTGGGTGTTGATTACCAACTTCTCTGTCGGGCTAAACCCATGTTAACCAAGTGTAGGGCTTCTCACAGTCGGCCAAGTTGACCTTTTGCCGGCCAacacctgttgctgctgaaagTAAAAGTGGTGCCGGGCCAAAGCTCGGCTTCAAAGCTCGCGGAGCACACCTGCTCTGCTcggcaccaccaccaatgAAACTATCCCCATCTAATATCTCTAACACATTTGATATTCCGAACGGGTGCCGCACACGTCAGTTCCGCTGGCGCACGCGTCATGGGAGCCGCAGATCCGAATCGCTTAAATTAGCCAGCCAGTCGCCGCCTTGGAGCGTGCTGGGGCGCTGGGAAAGATATGGTGCTGACTCAATTGGTATTTCCGAGAACGGCGGATAAAAAACCGCATCTTAAACTCGCACACTGCAAGTAATCGCCATGTAAGGGACATCTGACGCAGTCGTGCATGAATGGATCTCTCTTGTCTGCTtatgtttatggccaaaagtggaTGTCGTTCGCCATGGAAAAACGGGAACTTCTTTTGCAGAATGAATTTTACTTGACCCCCGACTTATGAACCAATGACTGAGTTAAGGCCATTTCGTAGAAACGTCAGCTACACCGTTGATTCATAAGAATTTCTTTATCAATAAGTAcgtaataaaatgcaataaaggGGAACTGTGGCGTGTAAGTAGATATATGGATATAGATATAgtagataaataaattgcatgcTGATGCAATTTTGTATTATTGTAATGCCCACACATATCTGTTCtacaaaatctaaaattcTCGGAAATCAATTAAGTCCTCAAACTGAACAAGCGAACAAACTTGCTTAAATCGACTTGCATACTTTGGGGATCTACTAAGCTTGTGGTGCATATATTTAGGAGGttttaaaattgtgtttttatgAGCCAAGTTAATGGATATGATTTCAGCTTCCACTATCCTAAATGCTAATTTGAAATCCGTTTAGCAgtaaaaatgtatgttaaCACCACCTTaactaatttcattaattactTTCAGCGAAACTGCTAATGTTACAACTTATTAGTAAACATTGAATCATACGTTTGTCGGAGAATTGATACATTGGAAAAGGTCAAGACTTTTCACAATGTCTTGCAATAGTTGTAGTGTGATTAACTTTGTAGTGCTTTGAATACCTTTTAATATGTGTGTGGATTAGCTTTAATGAGCAAATATACTTGCTCTTTTaacttaaatcattttaagtATTATATTAGCACAAACTTTGCTACCATTAGGTAAGCCTAAAGTCTTAATTTGAAgtgccaaatgaaaatcacACAGCCTAAGTAATTGGGGTGCCATTTTCCCAATGACTTGATCCAATTAACGTAGTAGTTATTAATCGAGCGGGAAACGAGCTCATTTAGGGCGCCCATTAATCGATGTGGCACCATCCAGATGAGCGGCAGATTGGCCAATCGGGCGGGGATGGCCCAAAAGTCGGGGCAGGTCAAGCGAGCCAGCTTGCGGGTCAAGTTAACGAGAAAATGGTGAAATATAAATAGAGATACGCTTAATGACAGGCTGCTCATGCATGTGTGTCCAAGTGGTCCGTCCGTCTAAATAAGTAATGAAATTGCATTGCtcattcaataaaatataaattcaaaCGGGGCACAATTAAAGCGGCACGGCACCTGAGAAAAATGTGGACGCGCCGCtttgcaaaatgcaatttcagcCATGACAGCGCCACACGCCAGCGTATTTCTTGTGCGTTCGCCTCGAAAATAAACATTCGAAACAGGCAACGAACAGGACGAGATCGCGGCAGCAGCTGTGTTGCTCAATTTGTCGGAATAGGCCGATTCGATTGCATCATAGCCATAATCTCGGCAGTATTATATTTTGACAGTGGCGCAAAAGGGGGTATGAAAAATGGAGATGCCCCTTGCTGGAGTGCTaggcaaatatataaatccaAGCATGCCAGAtgctttcacttttttcctGCCCAGCTGGCTGGCGTTCCATATCCCATATCCCATATACAATGCACCAAATTGAATCATGCCGTGCAGTTTCCTCTCAACTAGACACACAAATAAAGCATAATAgaaatcgaacaaaaaattgccaaaaacgGGTTCATTTCCGATATGGatttcagatatttttgtCCCCGCCGCAGCCGAACATTTGCGAATTTGAAGTTGAAGTTCATTGCGCAACTAacgagcaactgcagcaggaaGTCGAGGAAGTGGAGTGGACTTTGGTGGCTCTGGTGTTCGGTGTTCGCTGGTCGATGCTCGGGTATTTTCTAGCATTTCCCAATGCGCAGCGGCCTGTTATCGCACTTCACGTTACACTCTGAAAACTTTTCCCAACACATTTTCACATTGCGCTCGCTCTGCCAATTGCCACACgtcaattaacaaaaaaaaaaccaaggcACAACACTAGCAGCCGAGGAAAACCCATGAAAAGtgagtgaaaaattaaaagcacatgtgtgttttttggccTCGGACTTTGGCTGGATGATGATATAAAAAGATAGAAAAAACCCGAACGCCATAATGGCAGGAAGTGGCACTCGGGAGCCAGGCgtcttataaatttatttatgagaaGACCCAGGACATGAATTCCCGTGACAAAAATGAATTCAATATTAATTGTGGACTTATTGCATTCCCGTGTTATCTCATCGCTCTTTTATCTGCCATGAGCCAATATAAATTGTATGTTAAATTCAATCTTACTTCCttccttttttaaatttgaccGTTTGTCGTTCGatagtttgcttttattatcgctgcggtggcgtatacgcaatattgGGTGCGGAACATCAGTTAACTTGAATTGGATTCACTTTCTGTGCATTC
Protein-coding sequences here:
- the LOC6729817 gene encoding protein spaetzle isoform X1, with the protein product MTPMWISLLKVLLLLSAFVGMIVYIKIEITNRDEAEVRAAKTEADYEALLAIKKNEEPGESASYHLQYEPKEYDGIIKEIFTVNNDKGVVLFNTTADSAPFMPIPTQHDDLPQKQKQNQNQSPIPETNRHYHQYHSLIQPDQYFKVQRSPNGKLNLVFNDTFVSLQRTDTEVQSEQPTPPRHPSDTFVFPDSPIAKYRPPQSPPRPLRNDTKERNPCAKDESQHLRNFCTNVDDYPDLSGLTQKLKNNFAKFFSNDLQPTDVSSRVGGSDERFLCRSIRKLVYPKKGMRADDTWQFIVNNDEYKQAIQIEECEGADQPCDFAANFPQSYNPICKQHYTQQTLASITSDGELDVVQHSFKIPSCCKCALKTG
- the LOC6729817 gene encoding protein spaetzle isoform X9, producing the protein MTPMWISLLKVLLLLSAFVGMIVYIKIEITNRDEAEVRAAKTEADYEALLAIKKNEEPGESASYHLQYEPKEYDGIIKEIFTVNNDKGVVLFNRTDTEVQSEQPTPPRHPSDTKYRPPQSPPRPLRNDTKERNPCAKDESQHLRNFCTNVDDYPDLSGLTQKLKNNFAKFFSNDLQPTDVSSRVGGSDERFLCRSIRKLVYPKKGMRADDTWQFIVNNDEYKQAIQIEECEGADQPCDFAANFPQSYNPICKQHYTQQTLASITSDGELDVVQHSFKIPSCCKCALKTG
- the LOC6729817 gene encoding protein spaetzle isoform X5, encoding MTPMWISLLKVLLLLSAFVGMIVYIKIEITNRDEAEVRAAKTEADYEALLAIKKNEEPGESASYHLQYEPKEYDGIIKEIFTVNNDKGVVLFNTTADSAPFMPIPTQHDDLPQKQKQNQNQSPIPETNRHYHQYHSLIQPDQYFKRTDTEVQSEQPTPPRHPSDTKYRPPQSPPRPLRNDTKERNPCAKDESQHLRNFCTNVDDYPDLSGLTQKLKNNFAKFFSNDLQPTDVSSRVGGSDERFLCRSIRKLVYPKKGMRADDTWQFIVNNDEYKQAIQIEECEGADQPCDFAANFPQSYNPICKQHYTQQTLASITSDGELDVVQHSFKIPSCCKCALKTG
- the LOC6729817 gene encoding protein spaetzle isoform X15, encoding MTPMWISLLKVLLLLSAFVGMYEPKEYDGIIKEIFTVNNDKGVVLFNRTDTEVQSEQPTPPRHPSDTKYRPPQSPPRPLRNDTKERNPCAKDESQHLRNFCTNVDDYPDLSGLTQKLKNNFAKFFSNDLQPTDVSSRVGGSDERFLCRSIRKLVYPKKGMRADDTWQFIVNNDEYKQAIQIEECEGADQPCDFAANFPQSYNPICKQHYTQQTLASITSDGELDVVQHSFKIPSCCKCALKTG
- the LOC6729817 gene encoding protein spaetzle isoform X3; translation: MTPMWISLLKVLLLLSAFVGMIVYIKIEITNRDEAEVRAAKTEADYEALLAIKKNEEPGESASYHLQYEPKEYDGIIKEIFTVNNDKGVVLFNTTADSAPFMPIPTQHDDLPQKQKQNQNQSPIPETNRHYHQYHSLIQPDQYFKRTDTEVQSEQPTPPRHPSDTFVFPDSPIAKYRPPQSPPRPLRNDTKERNPCAKDESQHLRNFCTNVDDYPDLSGLTQKLKNNFAKFFSNDLQPTDVSSRVGGSDERFLCRSIRKLVYPKKGMRADDTWQFIVNNDEYKQAIQIEECEGADQPCDFAANFPQSYNPICKQHYTQQTLASITSDGELDVVQHSFKIPSCCKCALKTG
- the LOC6729817 gene encoding protein spaetzle isoform X12, with translation MTPMWISLLKVLLLLSAFVGMTTADSAPFMPIPTQHDDLPQKQKQNQNQSPIPETNRHYHQYHSLIQPDQYFKRTDTEVQSEQPTPPRHPSDTKYRPPQSPPRPLRNDTKERNPCAKDESQHLRNFCTNVDDYPDLSGLTQKLKNNFAKFFSNDLQPTDVSSRVGGSDERFLCRSIRKLVYPKKGMRADDTWQFIVNNDEYKQAIQIEECEGADQPCDFAANFPQSYNPICKQHYTQQTLASITSDGELDVVQHSFKIPSCCKCALKTG
- the LOC6729817 gene encoding protein spaetzle isoform X11 — translated: MTPMWISLLKVLLLLSAFVGMIVYIKIEITNRDEAEVRAAKTEADYEALLAIKKNEEPGESASYHLQRTDTEVQSEQPTPPRHPSDTFVFPDSPIAKYRPPQSPPRPLRNDTKERNPCAKDESQHLRNFCTNVDDYPDLSGLTQKLKNNFAKFFSNDLQPTDVSSRVGGSDERFLCRSIRKLVYPKKGMRADDTWQFIVNNDEYKQAIQIEECEGADQPCDFAANFPQSYNPICKQHYTQQTLASITSDGELDVVQHSFKIPSCCKCALKTG
- the LOC6729817 gene encoding protein spaetzle isoform X8, coding for MTPMWISLLKVLLLLSAFVGMIVYIKIEITNRDEAEVRAAKTEADYEALLAIKKNEEPGESASYHLQYEPKEYDGIIKEIFTVNNDKGVVLFNRTDTEVQSEQPTPPRHPSDTFVFPDSPIAKYRPPQSPPRPLRNDTKERNPCAKDESQHLRNFCTNVDDYPDLSGLTQKLKNNFAKFFSNDLQPTDVSSRVGGSDERFLCRSIRKLVYPKKGMRADDTWQFIVNNDEYKQAIQIEECEGADQPCDFAANFPQSYNPICKQHYTQQTLASITSDGELDVVQHSFKIPSCCKCALKTG
- the LOC6729817 gene encoding protein spaetzle isoform X13; the protein is MTPMWISLLKVLLLLSAFVGMIVYIKIEITNRDEAEVRAAKTEADYEALLAIKKNEEPGESASYHLQRTDTEVQSEQPTPPRHPSDTKYRPPQSPPRPLRNDTKERNPCAKDESQHLRNFCTNVDDYPDLSGLTQKLKNNFAKFFSNDLQPTDVSSRVGGSDERFLCRSIRKLVYPKKGMRADDTWQFIVNNDEYKQAIQIEECEGADQPCDFAANFPQSYNPICKQHYTQQTLASITSDGELDVVQHSFKIPSCCKCALKTG